Proteins co-encoded in one Candidatus Cloacimonadota bacterium genomic window:
- a CDS encoding aminomethyl-transferring glycine dehydrogenase subunit GcvPB, translating to MSKTIFEHSVAGRKGVTLPRRELNTEVKDFFPSEYLRETAPRLPQVSELDVMRHYIKLSHRNHFIEKGLYPLGSCTMKYNPKSHEALVRHSCFNNIHPCQPESTLQGSLEILYELQQDLAEISGMHKVTLQPVAGAQGEFTGIKVIAAYHRAKGNHHKTKIIIPDSAHGTNPATCSLVGYDVVELKSDARGRCDMEHLKSIVDDSIAGFMLTNPNTLGLFEDQIEEIADIIHSVDGLIYMDGANLNALLGIVQPGKIGFDVMHFNLHKTFATPHGGGGPGSGPVGVVEKLAPYLPVPTIGHSEDGYFFDFGHAETSIGKVHTFHGNFAVLLRAYIYIKMLGAEGLKRVSENAVVNANYLMVLLKDHYHIQHTEHCMHEFVADSMWQKKEFGVTTLDIAKRLLDKGFHAPTVYFPLIVPEAMMIEPTETESKESLDAFAAAMIEIAQECHDNPELLHEAPLTTPVRRVDDVRAVKFLDVAFSPGE from the coding sequence ATGAGTAAGACCATTTTTGAACACAGCGTTGCCGGCCGCAAGGGGGTAACCCTTCCCCGGCGGGAACTGAACACGGAAGTGAAAGACTTTTTTCCTTCCGAATATCTGCGCGAAACGGCTCCCCGGCTGCCCCAGGTGAGCGAATTGGACGTAATGCGCCACTACATAAAGCTTTCGCACCGGAACCACTTCATCGAGAAAGGGCTCTACCCTCTGGGAAGCTGCACCATGAAATACAATCCCAAGTCCCACGAAGCCCTGGTGCGCCATTCCTGTTTCAACAACATCCACCCCTGCCAGCCTGAATCCACCCTGCAAGGCTCGCTGGAAATCCTTTACGAGCTTCAGCAGGACCTGGCCGAGATTTCCGGCATGCACAAAGTCACGCTGCAGCCTGTGGCTGGGGCTCAGGGCGAATTCACCGGTATCAAAGTGATCGCCGCCTATCACCGGGCCAAAGGCAATCACCACAAGACGAAAATCATCATCCCGGATTCAGCGCATGGAACCAACCCCGCCACCTGTTCCCTGGTGGGTTATGATGTGGTGGAACTGAAATCTGATGCCCGCGGGCGCTGCGATATGGAGCACCTGAAAAGCATAGTTGATGACAGCATCGCCGGCTTTATGCTCACCAATCCCAATACGCTGGGCCTTTTTGAAGATCAGATCGAAGAAATCGCAGACATCATCCACAGCGTGGACGGCCTCATCTACATGGACGGGGCAAACCTGAATGCGCTGCTGGGCATTGTGCAGCCCGGCAAGATCGGCTTCGACGTGATGCACTTCAACCTGCACAAGACTTTCGCCACGCCCCACGGAGGCGGCGGGCCGGGCAGCGGTCCAGTTGGCGTTGTTGAAAAACTCGCACCCTATCTGCCTGTGCCAACCATCGGCCACAGCGAGGATGGCTATTTCTTCGACTTTGGGCATGCAGAGACCTCCATCGGCAAGGTACACACCTTCCACGGCAACTTTGCAGTGCTGCTGCGCGCCTATATCTATATCAAGATGCTGGGCGCGGAGGGCCTGAAACGGGTGTCCGAAAACGCTGTGGTCAATGCCAATTATCTGATGGTCCTGCTGAAAGACCATTACCACATCCAGCACACGGAACACTGCATGCACGAGTTCGTGGCGGATTCGATGTGGCAGAAAAAGGAATTTGGAGTGACCACTCTGGACATTGCCAAGAGGTTGCTGGACAAAGGATTCCACGCGCCCACGGTCTATTTCCCGCTGATCGTTCCCGAAGCCATGATGATAGAACCAACGGAGACCGAAAGCAAGGAATCCCTGGACGCTTTCGCCGCCGCGATGATAGAAATCGCGCAGGAATGTCACGACAACCCGGAATTACTTCATGAAGCTCCGCTCACCACACCGGTGCGCAGGGTTGACGACGTGCGCGCCGTCAAATTCCTCGACGTGGCCTTTTCCCCGGGGGAATGA
- a CDS encoding aminomethyl-transferring glycine dehydrogenase subunit GcvPA codes for MPYISNTEAERRQMLERIGAESFEELISAIPKHLRLQGLLKLEAPLSELEMTRRIQERTCGNVCAQKASSFLGAGVYDHFIPAAVDSIVSRPEFFTAYTPYQAEVSQGTLQFIYEYQTMICELTGMEVANASMYDGASAAAEAILMAVRKNGLKKAILPASLHPEYVKVIKSYTEGIGVELITCKAKAGVMDIDDLTAKMDASVGSVVIQTPNFWGNIEPLADLEKVVHSNPKALLIVAADPISLAILKAPGALGADIVVGEGQALGNSMYMGGPLFGFFATKLNMARSMPGRIVGGTLDKDGKRAYALTLQAREQHIRRAKATSNICSNESLCTLAATVYLSLMGSDGLAEVATQSTQLTHYMAQKIASVPGFSLVWPNAAFFKEFVVNCPVPASQVIADLLDHGIYAGVDLGTFGQDSRQLLIAVTEKKTVAEIDDYIETLRELNYE; via the coding sequence ATGCCCTATATTTCCAATACTGAAGCCGAACGGCGCCAGATGCTCGAGCGGATCGGAGCGGAATCATTTGAAGAACTGATTTCGGCGATTCCCAAGCATTTGCGCCTGCAAGGCCTTTTGAAGCTGGAAGCCCCGCTTTCAGAGCTTGAAATGACCCGGCGCATCCAGGAACGCACCTGCGGAAACGTTTGCGCGCAAAAGGCCAGTTCCTTTTTGGGGGCGGGGGTTTACGACCATTTCATCCCCGCCGCGGTTGACAGCATTGTGTCCCGACCGGAGTTTTTCACCGCCTACACGCCCTACCAGGCTGAAGTCAGCCAGGGCACTTTGCAGTTCATATATGAATACCAGACAATGATATGCGAACTCACCGGCATGGAGGTGGCCAACGCCTCCATGTATGACGGGGCTTCGGCAGCGGCGGAAGCCATCCTGATGGCGGTGCGCAAGAACGGCCTCAAAAAAGCCATCCTCCCCGCCAGCCTTCATCCCGAATATGTGAAAGTGATAAAATCCTACACAGAAGGAATCGGGGTGGAACTCATTACCTGCAAAGCCAAGGCCGGCGTGATGGATATTGACGATTTGACGGCAAAAATGGACGCCAGCGTTGGCAGCGTGGTTATCCAGACCCCCAACTTCTGGGGCAACATAGAGCCGCTTGCTGACCTGGAAAAGGTGGTCCACAGCAATCCCAAAGCTTTGCTGATCGTAGCCGCTGACCCCATCTCCCTGGCGATTCTGAAAGCGCCGGGGGCATTGGGCGCGGACATCGTTGTGGGCGAAGGACAGGCTCTGGGCAACAGCATGTACATGGGCGGCCCCCTGTTTGGATTTTTCGCCACCAAGCTGAACATGGCCCGTTCCATGCCGGGCCGCATCGTTGGAGGAACCCTGGACAAGGACGGAAAGCGGGCTTACGCCCTCACCCTCCAGGCCAGGGAACAGCACATCCGGCGCGCCAAGGCCACCTCGAACATCTGTTCCAACGAATCGCTCTGCACTTTGGCGGCAACCGTCTATCTGAGCCTGATGGGAAGCGACGGGCTGGCTGAAGTGGCCACCCAATCCACCCAACTGACACATTACATGGCCCAGAAAATCGCCTCCGTGCCCGGATTTTCCCTCGTCTGGCCTAACGCTGCTTTCTTCAAGGAATTCGTGGTGAACTGCCCCGTGCCGGCCAGTCAGGTGATTGCCGACCTGCTCGACCACGGCATCTACGCCGGTGTGGACCTGGGCACCTTCGGCCAGGACAGCCGCCAGCTTCTGATAGCCGTCACGGAAAAGAAAACGGTGGCTGAAATCGACGACTACATCGAAACCCTGCGGGAGCTGAATTATGAGTAA
- a CDS encoding RnfABCDGE type electron transport complex subunit B has translation MTPFIILTASMTSQIVTPVIILGAMGLIFGLVLAFAAKVFTVTVDPRVEQIISVLPGANCGACGSAGCSGYADSVVNGGAPCNLCAPGGAAVAKAIAGIMGTEAGAVEKKVAVIHCSSGGRDNTKWKYAYKGIESCLSAASIAGGPNSCSWGCIGFNDCVKACMFGAISIDESGMRVIDPEKCTACGACVKACPRKLIELVPLKNSVHIKCSSQDKGPLARQSCGNEKPCLGCGICSRKCPVQAITIENNLARIDYAKCVNCGICATACPSGAILDLLGGRRKKAEINGGLCIGCTICAKSCPVEAISGEVKQAHKIDRGKCVGCEVCVGKCPKQAIKMT, from the coding sequence ATGACACCGTTCATCATCCTCACCGCCTCCATGACATCCCAGATAGTGACCCCAGTCATCATTTTAGGCGCCATGGGCCTGATCTTTGGGCTCGTCCTGGCTTTCGCCGCCAAGGTTTTCACCGTGACTGTTGACCCCCGGGTGGAGCAAATCATTTCCGTGCTTCCCGGCGCCAACTGCGGTGCCTGCGGATCCGCAGGTTGCTCTGGCTATGCCGATTCCGTGGTTAACGGAGGAGCGCCCTGCAACCTTTGCGCCCCTGGAGGCGCCGCTGTCGCCAAGGCCATAGCCGGCATCATGGGCACGGAAGCCGGCGCGGTGGAGAAAAAAGTCGCGGTGATCCACTGCAGTTCCGGTGGCCGCGACAATACGAAGTGGAAATATGCCTACAAGGGCATCGAAAGCTGCCTTTCTGCGGCCAGCATTGCCGGCGGTCCGAACTCCTGTTCCTGGGGCTGCATTGGCTTCAACGACTGCGTTAAAGCCTGCATGTTTGGCGCCATCAGCATTGATGAAAGCGGAATGCGCGTGATAGACCCGGAAAAATGCACCGCCTGCGGAGCCTGCGTTAAAGCCTGCCCCCGCAAGCTGATAGAGTTGGTTCCGCTTAAAAACTCCGTTCATATCAAATGCTCCTCCCAAGACAAGGGCCCCCTTGCCAGGCAAAGCTGCGGCAACGAAAAACCCTGCCTCGGCTGCGGAATCTGTTCACGCAAATGCCCGGTGCAGGCCATCACCATCGAAAACAACCTCGCCCGCATCGACTATGCGAAATGTGTCAACTGCGGCATCTGCGCTACAGCCTGCCCCAGCGGTGCTATTCTTGACCTGCTTGGCGGGCGCCGCAAGAAAGCTGAAATCAACGGTGGACTCTGCATCGGCTGCACCATCTGCGCGAAAAGCTGTCCCGTGGAAGCCATCAGCGGAGAAGTGAAACAGGCGCATAAGATTGACAGAGGCAAATGCGTCGGCTGTGAAGTATGTGTGGGCAAATGCCCCAAGCAAGCCATCAAAATGACATAA
- a CDS encoding RnfABCDGE type electron transport complex subunit A, giving the protein MNFLGQLFVMAVSAIFIQNFVLSRFLGLCPYLGVSKKMDSAFGMGMAVIFVMTMASAICFLIYKYLLVPYGLTYLSTLAFILTIAALVQFVEMVIQKNAPALYKALGVYLPLITTNCAVLGVAILNITPLADGSTYNFLFATLNGFLSGVGFTFVLLAMAGIRQRLELVDMPKSMEGFASGMILAGTMALAFYGFMGLKI; this is encoded by the coding sequence ATGAACTTTCTGGGCCAACTTTTCGTGATGGCGGTGAGCGCCATCTTCATCCAGAACTTCGTGCTGTCTCGGTTTTTGGGACTCTGCCCCTATCTGGGAGTTTCCAAGAAAATGGATTCCGCCTTCGGTATGGGCATGGCCGTTATCTTTGTGATGACCATGGCTTCGGCCATCTGTTTCCTGATTTACAAATACCTGCTGGTGCCGTATGGGCTCACCTATCTGAGCACGCTGGCCTTCATCCTCACCATCGCAGCCCTGGTGCAGTTCGTGGAAATGGTCATCCAGAAAAACGCCCCCGCCCTCTACAAAGCTCTGGGCGTCTATCTGCCTCTGATCACAACCAACTGCGCCGTGCTGGGAGTGGCTATCCTGAACATCACCCCGCTTGCAGACGGCTCCACCTACAATTTCCTCTTTGCCACCCTGAACGGATTCCTTTCGGGCGTGGGCTTCACCTTTGTCCTGCTGGCAATGGCCGGCATCCGCCAGCGTCTGGAACTGGTAGACATGCCAAAAAGCATGGAAGGTTTCGCCAGCGGCATGATTCTGGCCGGAACCATGGCCCTGGCCTTCTACGGCTTCATGGGGCTGAAAATCTGA
- a CDS encoding electron transport complex subunit E, with the protein MSFIKELTKGIIKENPTFVIVLGMCPTLATSTSVNNAVGMGVAATFVLVCSNIMISLIKNITPDKIRIPVYVVVIAAFVSVVDMAMAAFIPDLHKSLGLFIPLIVVNCIILGRAEAFANKNNVLNSMADGIGMGLGFTLSLSVMATFREILGNGTWAGMRVMPHSYNPMLIAILAPGAFFTLGLLMATINLLKGRKQ; encoded by the coding sequence ATGAGCTTCATAAAAGAACTTACTAAGGGGATCATCAAAGAAAACCCTACCTTCGTGATCGTGCTGGGTATGTGCCCCACCCTGGCGACATCGACTTCGGTGAACAACGCAGTCGGGATGGGCGTCGCGGCCACTTTCGTGCTGGTTTGCTCGAACATCATGATCTCGCTGATAAAGAACATCACGCCGGACAAAATCCGCATCCCCGTCTATGTGGTCGTGATAGCGGCCTTCGTGTCAGTCGTGGACATGGCGATGGCGGCTTTCATTCCGGACCTGCACAAGTCCCTGGGCTTGTTCATACCTCTTATAGTGGTGAACTGCATCATCCTGGGCCGCGCTGAAGCCTTCGCCAACAAGAACAACGTTTTGAACTCCATGGCCGACGGAATCGGCATGGGGCTGGGCTTCACCCTTTCTCTCTCGGTGATGGCCACGTTCCGCGAAATCCTGGGCAACGGCACCTGGGCCGGGATGAGGGTAATGCCTCATAGCTACAATCCAATGCTGATAGCCATTCTCGCGCCTGGAGCCTTTTTCACCCTGGGCCTGCTGATGGCGACGATCAATCTGCTGAAGGGGAGGAAACAATGA
- a CDS encoding RnfABCDGE type electron transport complex subunit G, with amino-acid sequence MKMFLKLGLILLAFCVVATALLAYVNSVTKPKIDELKVKEAEEARSSLIPGSTFEEQSFKAGEESHTYYVAKDTTTGQIKGYTFTAAKNGYSSNVKTMAAIDPDFKLIAIKVIEQAETPGLGANSTQSFFTDQFKGLAADQLLVDKDGGPIKALTGATITSRAVANSLKEQITLLRADIESRQGEAQP; translated from the coding sequence ATGAAAATGTTCCTCAAACTCGGCCTCATCCTGCTGGCGTTCTGCGTTGTGGCCACGGCTCTTCTGGCCTATGTGAATTCGGTAACCAAACCCAAAATCGACGAACTGAAGGTAAAAGAAGCCGAGGAAGCCAGAAGTTCGCTGATCCCGGGCTCGACCTTTGAAGAGCAATCCTTCAAAGCCGGGGAGGAATCCCACACCTATTACGTGGCCAAAGACACTACAACCGGCCAGATCAAAGGCTACACCTTCACCGCTGCCAAAAACGGATATTCAAGCAACGTGAAGACAATGGCCGCCATCGACCCTGATTTTAAGCTGATCGCCATCAAGGTGATAGAGCAGGCAGAAACCCCCGGCCTCGGCGCGAACAGCACCCAAAGCTTCTTCACAGACCAGTTCAAAGGTCTGGCAGCCGACCAGTTGCTGGTGGACAAGGACGGCGGACCGATCAAGGCGCTGACAGGTGCCACCATCACTTCCCGCGCGGTAGCGAACTCGCTGAAGGAGCAGATAACCTTGCTGCGCGCAGACATTGAATCCCGGCAAGGGGAGGCGCAACCATGA
- a CDS encoding RnfABCDGE type electron transport complex subunit D, with amino-acid sequence MKERYTVSPAPHLHDNSSIPNVMWNVVLALLPALGFAVYYWGWRSLWLTLLGISAAVGAEALIQWLRKVPVRVSDGSAVLTGMLLTYNISPSSPWWLPVVGAVFAIAIGKQVFGGLGNNPVNPALLGRAFLLASWPALMTGIQTWKQPGTAISMSGIDPRIIDPNLQAVSGKAYELVTGATPLNLAQTLRDSTFVNSLAATRDASLDLSNRIFNGMLDLGTLKNLFWGQIGGCIGEVSVFALLLGAVYLLWRRIIEWRIPFFYLLTVFVLTFLFGGLPGTGYSLTLPIFHLFSGGLLLGAFFMATDYTTSPITKNGRVVYAIGCGLLTVIIRLVGGYPEGVSYSILFMNVMTPLIDILTHPKAFGRSKK; translated from the coding sequence ATGAAAGAAAGATATACAGTTTCACCCGCGCCCCATCTCCATGACAACAGCAGCATCCCCAACGTGATGTGGAACGTGGTGCTGGCCTTGCTGCCGGCGCTGGGTTTCGCGGTTTACTACTGGGGCTGGCGTTCGCTCTGGCTCACCCTGCTGGGCATTTCGGCCGCCGTGGGCGCCGAAGCCCTGATCCAGTGGCTGCGCAAGGTTCCCGTCAGGGTTTCCGATGGTTCGGCAGTGCTCACCGGCATGCTGCTGACCTACAACATTTCGCCTTCATCACCCTGGTGGCTGCCCGTGGTGGGAGCGGTTTTCGCCATCGCCATCGGCAAGCAGGTCTTTGGCGGACTGGGCAACAACCCGGTGAACCCGGCTCTGCTGGGACGCGCCTTTTTGCTGGCTTCCTGGCCCGCGCTGATGACTGGAATCCAAACTTGGAAGCAGCCGGGAACGGCCATCTCCATGAGCGGCATCGACCCCCGCATCATCGATCCTAACCTCCAGGCCGTTTCCGGCAAAGCTTATGAACTCGTGACCGGCGCCACACCCCTGAACCTGGCCCAGACCCTGCGCGACAGCACATTCGTGAACTCCCTCGCTGCCACCAGGGATGCCAGCCTGGACCTCAGCAACAGGATATTCAACGGCATGCTCGACCTCGGCACCCTCAAAAACCTGTTCTGGGGCCAAATCGGCGGCTGCATCGGCGAAGTTTCGGTGTTCGCGCTGCTGCTGGGCGCCGTTTATCTGCTCTGGCGCAGGATCATAGAGTGGCGCATCCCCTTCTTCTACCTGCTGACGGTGTTTGTGCTCACTTTCCTGTTCGGCGGGTTGCCCGGAACTGGCTATTCGCTTACCCTGCCGATCTTTCACCTTTTCTCCGGCGGACTGCTGCTGGGCGCTTTCTTCATGGCGACGGACTACACCACCAGCCCAATAACCAAAAACGGCAGGGTGGTTTATGCCATCGGTTGCGGCTTGCTCACTGTGATAATCCGTTTGGTGGGTGGATATCCTGAAGGGGTCTCCTACTCCATTCTGTTCATGAATGTTATGACCCCCCTCATCGACATTCTCACCCATCCCAAAGCCTTCGGGAGGTCCAAGAAATGA
- the rsxC gene encoding electron transport complex subunit RsxC, whose translation MRLKTFPGGVHPHDNKRFSASAPIEEMPLPQRVVIPMSQHIGAPSVPIVKVGDEVKAGQKIADAGGFVSIPQHASISGKVTKIDTFPHPSGASALAIEITGDGTDNWIEFADDPNFLDLSADEMKKRIGDAGICGMGGAGFPTLVKLSPPTDKPIDTVILNGVECEPYLTADDRLMLEKTQEVVNGLKILMKVLGAKQGIIGIEANKPDDIAAMKKIMASESRFRVVPLKLQYPQGAEKQLIYAVTRRKVPVGGLPMAVGVVVQNVGTAFAIYEAVRYQKPLVERIISVTGSVVAHPKNLKARIGTSFSDLVEFCGGVSSDPGKIISGGPMMGFALPSLAAPMAKGSSGLVLMSEKESKTLEERNCLRCARCVDVCPMNLLPCQIAQAVKAGALDLALKAGLEDCMKCGSCAYVCPAHIRLVQWIDTGKIQHAEALRGKK comes from the coding sequence ATGAGGTTAAAGACCTTTCCCGGGGGAGTTCATCCCCACGATAACAAGCGTTTTTCCGCCTCCGCCCCGATCGAGGAGATGCCCCTGCCCCAGCGGGTGGTTATCCCCATGTCCCAGCACATCGGAGCGCCTTCCGTGCCGATCGTCAAGGTGGGCGACGAGGTGAAAGCAGGGCAGAAGATCGCGGACGCTGGAGGATTCGTATCCATTCCCCAGCATGCCTCGATCAGCGGCAAAGTTACCAAGATCGACACTTTTCCCCATCCATCGGGCGCTTCGGCCCTGGCCATCGAAATCACGGGCGACGGAACCGACAACTGGATTGAGTTTGCTGATGACCCTAATTTCCTGGACCTGTCTGCCGATGAGATGAAAAAACGCATCGGCGACGCCGGAATCTGCGGCATGGGCGGAGCAGGCTTCCCCACCTTAGTGAAGCTTTCACCCCCGACGGACAAACCCATCGACACCGTTATCCTGAACGGTGTGGAGTGTGAACCATACCTCACCGCTGACGACCGGCTGATGCTGGAAAAAACGCAGGAAGTGGTGAACGGGCTGAAGATCCTGATGAAGGTCCTGGGCGCAAAGCAAGGCATCATCGGTATCGAAGCCAACAAACCAGACGACATCGCCGCCATGAAAAAGATAATGGCCTCCGAAAGCCGATTTAGGGTGGTGCCGCTCAAACTTCAGTACCCCCAGGGCGCGGAAAAGCAGCTTATCTACGCCGTGACGCGCAGAAAAGTGCCCGTTGGAGGATTGCCAATGGCTGTGGGCGTGGTGGTGCAGAACGTGGGCACTGCCTTTGCTATTTATGAGGCGGTGCGCTATCAAAAGCCTCTGGTGGAGCGGATAATATCCGTTACCGGCAGCGTGGTGGCGCATCCCAAAAACCTCAAAGCCCGGATTGGGACTTCCTTTTCTGATCTGGTGGAGTTTTGCGGCGGCGTGAGCTCGGACCCGGGAAAGATCATTTCCGGCGGCCCGATGATGGGTTTCGCCCTGCCCTCGCTGGCGGCGCCGATGGCCAAAGGCAGCTCCGGCCTTGTGCTGATGAGCGAAAAAGAGAGCAAAACGCTTGAAGAACGCAATTGCCTCCGCTGCGCGCGCTGCGTGGATGTTTGCCCGATGAACCTGCTGCCCTGCCAGATCGCCCAGGCTGTTAAAGCCGGGGCGCTGGACCTCGCTCTTAAAGCGGGACTGGAAGACTGCATGAAATGCGGAAGTTGCGCCTACGTTTGCCCAGCGCACATCCGCCTGGTGCAGTGGATAGACACCGGCAAGATCCAGCACGCGGAAGCCCTGCGCGGCAAGAAATAG
- a CDS encoding T9SS type A sorting domain-containing protein, with amino-acid sequence MNKLLTLFALFVLVGNLSAFIAEGESNIFEIIATSVDESLLPPATLFTGMQPASPNPFRSGGKACVSLTVKAGETATCGIYNLSGQLVRSQTYAPGNHNFVWNGHDLSGEPCASGIYLIRLKSPSHNSSAKLVLIK; translated from the coding sequence ATGAACAAGCTGCTGACCCTGTTCGCGCTTTTCGTTTTGGTAGGGAATTTGTCCGCGTTCATCGCGGAGGGCGAATCCAACATTTTTGAGATCATAGCAACATCGGTGGATGAATCCCTTCTGCCTCCAGCCACACTGTTCACCGGTATGCAGCCTGCCAGTCCCAATCCCTTCCGCAGCGGTGGGAAAGCCTGTGTGAGCCTTACCGTCAAAGCAGGGGAAACAGCCACCTGCGGCATCTACAATCTATCCGGGCAGTTAGTGCGCTCCCAGACCTACGCTCCAGGCAACCATAATTTCGTTTGGAACGGACATGACCTCTCAGGCGAGCCCTGCGCCAGCGGAATCTATCTAATCCGGCTCAAATCCCCCAGCCACAATTCCAGCGCCAAACTGGTGCTGATCAAATGA
- a CDS encoding SUMF1/EgtB/PvdO family nonheme iron enzyme, translating to MNKLAIFILFLTAGLLSAAPVLTNITAGQLYDQVLINYHLAHPDNLPCEISVQVSNDGGASYTIFPTALSGDVGTISTTASGAQYQINWNYISDGVGSGKNYRVKVIADDGAGEVAAPVFNPPAGSYENAQNVTITCPTSGATIRYTTDGSEPGSESEIYSTPIHIDETTTLKAQGFKSGWTPSAVSSAEYTIAPSNMIYLSGGSFTMGDTRGEGTTDELPTHSVILSPFYIGKYEVTQGEWQAVMGSNPASGYGVGANYPVYSISWYSTLKFCNLLSMAEGLTPVYTILDSTNPANWGNVPSSWDDNWNAAVCDWTANGYRLPTEAEWEYAARGGTNSPDYLYAGSDDINSVAWYLSNSAENTHPVGTKAPNGIGAYDMSGNVWEWCWDWNGDYSGTAQTNPTGPAAGDTRIIRSGFFLNSPAWCRVSKRYSSFVHDPVFYLGFRLARSGM from the coding sequence ATGAACAAGCTCGCGATTTTCATCCTGTTCCTTACAGCCGGCCTGTTATCGGCAGCCCCAGTGCTGACAAACATTACGGCCGGGCAGTTGTACGACCAGGTCCTGATCAACTACCATCTGGCCCATCCGGACAACTTGCCCTGTGAAATCTCAGTGCAGGTTTCCAATGACGGTGGAGCCAGCTACACCATCTTTCCCACTGCCCTCAGCGGAGATGTTGGAACCATTTCTACCACGGCCTCTGGCGCCCAGTATCAGATCAACTGGAATTACATTTCTGATGGAGTAGGCAGCGGCAAAAACTATCGCGTAAAAGTGATAGCCGATGACGGAGCTGGAGAAGTGGCAGCGCCAGTCTTCAATCCCCCCGCTGGGTCCTACGAAAACGCGCAAAACGTGACCATCACCTGCCCCACAAGTGGAGCCACCATCCGCTACACCACAGACGGCAGTGAGCCTGGCTCCGAGTCTGAGATATATTCAACCCCTATCCACATCGACGAGACCACCACCCTGAAAGCACAGGGCTTCAAGTCAGGCTGGACTCCCAGCGCGGTGAGCAGCGCGGAATACACCATCGCCCCTTCAAATATGATCTATCTTTCAGGCGGTTCGTTCACAATGGGCGACACCAGAGGAGAGGGAACCACCGACGAACTTCCCACCCACAGCGTGATTCTAAGTCCTTTCTACATCGGCAAGTATGAGGTAACCCAAGGCGAATGGCAAGCAGTGATGGGTTCCAACCCCGCCAGCGGCTACGGGGTGGGAGCCAATTATCCAGTTTACAGCATCTCCTGGTACTCCACCCTGAAATTCTGCAACTTGCTCAGCATGGCTGAAGGCCTCACCCCGGTCTATACAATCCTCGACTCCACCAATCCAGCCAACTGGGGCAACGTTCCCTCCAGCTGGGATGACAACTGGAACGCCGCGGTCTGCGACTGGACCGCCAACGGCTACCGCCTGCCCACAGAGGCAGAATGGGAATATGCCGCCCGCGGCGGAACTAACAGCCCAGACTATCTCTACGCGGGTTCGGATGATATCAATTCCGTGGCCTGGTATTTATCAAACTCGGCTGAAAACACCCATCCTGTCGGGACCAAAGCCCCCAACGGCATCGGCGCTTATGACATGAGCGGCAACGTCTGGGAATGGTGCTGGGACTGGAATGGCGATTACTCTGGCACAGCCCAGACCAACCCCACCGGACCTGCCGCCGGGGATACCAGAATCATCCGCAGCGGCTTCTTTCTGAATAGCCCGGCTTGGTGCCGCGTCTCGAAGCGCTACAGCAGTTTCGTTCACGACCCCGTCTTCTACCTCGGTTTCCGCCTCGCCCGGTCTGGTATGTGA